From Bacteroidota bacterium, the proteins below share one genomic window:
- a CDS encoding peptidyl-prolyl cis-trans isomerase, translated as MLSPKLRLILPLAALLMLQGTGCKYFSGRKSDNPGEGAIARAFDRYLFPEDLEGVVPVGASRDDSTAATTAYVENWIRQQTVLHLAEEHLDDEQKEVEQKLEDYRRSLLIHAYEAELVRQKLDTNVTEEEIEAYYQQNKKNFELRDNIIKVVYLKLPRKAPKIGKVRDLFSSTRPRDREALADYCRQYAVNYFLDDSTWLLFDDLLKEIPIKTYDKEQFLQNNRNIEIEDSTNIYLVSIRGFMIKNSTSPLSFERNNIRTLIINERKLKLIGEMEQQAYEEARKNGKAEVY; from the coding sequence ATGTTGTCACCAAAGCTCCGCCTCATCCTGCCGCTTGCAGCTCTCCTGATGCTTCAGGGGACCGGATGCAAGTACTTTTCAGGAAGGAAGTCTGACAACCCGGGTGAAGGGGCCATAGCACGGGCGTTCGACCGCTACCTCTTTCCGGAAGACCTCGAAGGGGTCGTCCCGGTCGGCGCCTCCCGCGACGATAGCACGGCCGCGACGACTGCGTACGTGGAGAACTGGATCCGGCAACAGACCGTCTTGCACCTGGCGGAAGAACACCTGGATGACGAACAGAAGGAAGTCGAGCAGAAACTGGAGGATTATCGACGTTCGCTGCTCATTCATGCCTACGAAGCGGAATTGGTCCGCCAGAAACTCGATACCAACGTGACCGAGGAAGAGATCGAGGCATACTACCAACAGAATAAGAAGAACTTCGAACTGCGCGACAACATCATCAAGGTTGTTTACCTCAAACTCCCCAGGAAGGCGCCGAAAATCGGAAAGGTCCGCGACCTGTTCTCCAGCACTCGTCCGCGCGACCGGGAAGCGCTGGCCGACTACTGCCGGCAATACGCAGTCAACTACTTCCTGGACGACTCGACCTGGCTCTTGTTCGATGACCTGTTGAAAGAGATTCCGATCAAAACCTACGATAAGGAACAGTTCCTGCAGAATAACCGGAACATTGAGATCGAGGACTCCACGAACATCTATCTGGTCTCCATTCGCGGATTCATGATCAAGAACAGTACCTCGCCGCTCAGCTTCGAGCGAAACAACATCCGGACGCTGATCATCAACGAACGGAAACTCAAATTGATCGGAGAAATGGAGCAGCAGGCCTATGAAGAGGCCCGTAAGAATGGGAAGGCCGAAGTCTATTAA
- a CDS encoding peptidylprolyl isomerase — MTCRRTGIAAWLILLTVFLHSTLSRAQTLIDQVVATVGNQIILRSDIEKQYMQYLAQGGEAAEEARCGIFDQLILSKLMVNQAAIDSVDVPEAQVESELDRRMRFYVRQIGSEQKLEEYFKTTIRQLKVELRDMIRDQLLVQTMQGKITKDVTATPNDVREYFNSIPPDSLPYIDAELEVAQIVRRPPVSDAERKAVRSRLEEFRKKILAGEDFAVYAALYSQDPGSAKKGGELGFFERGTMVPEFEATAFNLKPGEISPIIETKFGFHVLQLVERRGDQINVRHILLVPKTGDDDLIKCVNTLDSIRQQINKGSITFEDAALKFSDDEDTRNNGGLMINPETNTTRLSPDKIDRLLFFQVDTLPTGRISPPLMMNNADGKTAYRIVMVKTRTKPHQANLRDDYQKIQEVALSEKQAKVLSDWVDKKRKSTYININPEFSSCQELQHWQTGQ, encoded by the coding sequence ATGACCTGTCGACGAACCGGTATTGCCGCCTGGCTGATACTCTTGACTGTTTTTCTGCATTCCACTTTGAGCCGGGCTCAGACCTTGATCGACCAGGTGGTGGCCACCGTCGGCAATCAGATCATCCTGCGTTCGGATATCGAAAAGCAATACATGCAATACCTCGCCCAGGGCGGGGAAGCGGCTGAAGAAGCCCGCTGCGGGATCTTTGACCAATTGATCCTTTCCAAACTTATGGTGAACCAGGCGGCCATTGACAGCGTCGATGTGCCGGAAGCCCAGGTGGAGAGTGAACTGGACCGCCGGATGCGTTTCTACGTGCGGCAGATCGGTTCCGAACAGAAACTGGAAGAGTATTTTAAGACGACCATCCGTCAGCTCAAAGTCGAATTGCGCGACATGATTCGTGATCAATTGCTGGTGCAGACCATGCAGGGAAAAATCACCAAGGATGTGACCGCCACGCCGAACGATGTTCGGGAGTACTTTAACTCCATTCCTCCCGACAGCCTGCCGTATATCGATGCTGAACTGGAAGTGGCGCAGATCGTGCGCCGTCCTCCGGTCAGCGATGCTGAACGAAAAGCGGTTCGTTCCCGACTCGAAGAATTCCGGAAGAAGATACTGGCCGGCGAAGATTTCGCCGTGTATGCCGCGCTTTACTCACAGGACCCCGGTTCAGCGAAAAAGGGTGGGGAACTCGGCTTCTTCGAGCGCGGTACGATGGTGCCGGAGTTCGAAGCAACGGCCTTTAACCTGAAACCCGGCGAGATAAGCCCGATCATCGAGACCAAGTTCGGTTTTCACGTCCTGCAACTGGTAGAGCGCAGGGGAGACCAGATCAATGTTCGCCACATTCTCCTCGTTCCAAAGACCGGCGATGACGATCTGATCAAGTGTGTCAATACCCTCGATTCGATCCGGCAGCAGATCAACAAAGGATCGATTACCTTCGAAGATGCGGCCTTGAAATTCTCCGACGATGAAGATACCCGCAACAACGGCGGTCTCATGATCAATCCGGAGACCAACACGACCCGCCTTTCTCCCGATAAGATCGATCGCCTGCTGTTCTTCCAGGTAGACACGCTTCCGACCGGCCGCATCTCACCGCCACTCATGATGAACAATGCGGATGGTAAGACGGCTTATCGTATCGTGATGGTCAAGACCCGTACGAAGCCGCACCAGGCGAATCTCCGGGACGATTATCAGAAGATCCAGGAAGTGGCGCTGTCGGAAAAGCAGGCGAAAGTGCTCAGCGACTGGGTGGATAAGAAACGCAAATCCACCTACATCAACATCAACCCCGAATTCTCCTCCTGCCAGGAATTGCAGCACTGGCAGACCGGACAATGA
- a CDS encoding AAA family ATPase, whose amino-acid sequence MKQYSSDVEAVQDLVAKYRELRSEIGKVIIGQDEVVRDVIISIFSRGHCLLVGVPGLAKTLLVNTIARSLGLTYNRIQFTPDLMPSDIIGTEVLDENRQFRFIKGPLFANIILADEINRTPPKTQSALLESMQEYAVTAAGKRYPLDQPFFVLATQNPIEQEGTYPLPEAQLDRFMFNVLLTYPAFEEEVTVVKNTTSNYSPELKPVLNGEEIRFFQELVRRIPIPDNVLQYAVTLAAKTRPNTPAATAQVNQYVSWGAGPRASQYLVIGAKCHAALNGKFSPDAEDVRAVAVPILRHRIVRNYRAEADGISVEAIIEGLLK is encoded by the coding sequence ATGAAGCAGTATTCAAGCGATGTAGAAGCCGTACAAGACCTGGTTGCCAAATACCGGGAACTTCGGTCGGAGATCGGCAAAGTGATCATCGGTCAAGATGAAGTCGTACGCGATGTCATCATCTCCATCTTCAGCCGCGGCCACTGTCTGCTCGTCGGTGTTCCGGGACTTGCCAAGACGCTGCTGGTAAACACCATCGCCCGCTCACTCGGCCTCACGTACAACCGCATCCAGTTCACACCCGACCTGATGCCTTCCGATATCATTGGTACGGAGGTATTGGACGAGAACCGTCAATTTCGATTTATCAAAGGCCCGTTATTCGCCAACATCATCCTCGCCGACGAGATCAACCGTACGCCTCCAAAAACGCAAAGCGCGTTACTCGAGTCCATGCAGGAGTACGCGGTCACAGCCGCCGGAAAACGCTACCCCTTGGATCAGCCTTTCTTCGTACTCGCTACGCAGAACCCGATCGAACAGGAGGGGACCTATCCGCTCCCCGAAGCGCAACTCGACCGATTCATGTTCAATGTGCTGTTGACGTACCCGGCATTCGAGGAAGAGGTGACCGTTGTGAAGAATACGACCAGTAACTACTCACCGGAGTTGAAACCCGTGCTGAACGGTGAAGAGATTCGTTTCTTTCAGGAGCTCGTTCGGCGGATACCGATCCCGGATAACGTACTCCAGTACGCGGTGACCCTGGCTGCCAAAACCCGACCGAATACACCGGCTGCCACGGCTCAGGTGAACCAATACGTTTCCTGGGGTGCCGGCCCCCGGGCTTCCCAATACCTGGTGATAGGAGCCAAGTGCCATGCGGCGCTTAACGGCAAGTTTTCACCCGATGCGGAAGATGTACGCGCGGTTGCTGTCCCGATCCTGCGCCACCGGATCGTTCGGAACTACCGGGCGGAAGCCGATGGTATTTCCGTCGAAGCGATCATCGAAGGCCTGCTGAAATGA
- a CDS encoding DNA mismatch repair protein MutS has translation MQFYPEDTPQLFEFDRVLDQVEQRCRNGSSRQLARSIHPIEHKEVLLASLRQVEEFRHTLAHQGYFPDLYFDDFISEAQLLGKAGSVLSEAQFSRIRSASITVNSLLRFLKERQVSFPALLKLCAPIKETKAVVDPIDAIIDAQGQVKSNASDTLMEIRGLLSSQRREADKRFRSFINDLKKRGWLRENEENFYNERRVLAVPSEHKRDIRGIIHGKSDTGRTTFIEPEALVELNNSIAELEQDERSEVLRLLRELTDRLRPHSALILAYHDLLTRFDLLRAKAYFALDIGAILPGISDHPSIRLVGALHPLLFLKNKALGKSVIPLNLELDAEKRILIISGPNAGGKSITLKTVGLLQLMLQSGLLVPVKEGSEMGLFRHLLADIGDSQSIEYALSTYSSRLIRMNHFLRMANNRSLVLIDEFGTGTDPELGGAIAEVVLEEINRRKAFGVFTTHYTNIKLLADRLDGVMNASMLFEPETLQPRYQLIVGQPGSSYTFEVAERIGLPEHVLNRAKKKVQKEKLRLNNLLADLHRQKSALEREVAELERRKQRTDVAGQRFEQLSQQLEERMERDKSKREELRKLAELGRKMQSFAEEWEKSKDKKQVIKKFVGNMTAEKKKKAAEHTPEKVAKRKAALLDRLRKEIRVGSSVRMMKSRQVGIVEEIRKDVVFVSFGNLRASVSLENLELVTDPS, from the coding sequence CTATCCGGAGGATACTCCCCAGCTTTTTGAATTCGACCGGGTCCTGGACCAGGTCGAACAGCGCTGCCGCAATGGCTCCTCCCGTCAGCTTGCACGCTCCATCCACCCGATCGAACACAAGGAAGTCTTGCTGGCCAGTCTCCGCCAGGTTGAGGAGTTCCGGCATACCCTCGCGCACCAGGGTTATTTCCCGGACCTGTATTTCGATGACTTCATTTCCGAAGCACAGTTGTTGGGGAAAGCCGGCAGCGTGCTATCCGAAGCGCAATTTTCCAGAATACGATCGGCCTCTATAACCGTCAACAGTTTGTTACGGTTTTTGAAAGAGCGGCAGGTGTCCTTTCCTGCGCTGTTGAAGTTGTGTGCACCAATCAAGGAGACGAAAGCGGTAGTTGATCCGATCGACGCGATCATTGATGCGCAGGGCCAGGTCAAAAGCAATGCGTCGGACACGTTGATGGAAATCCGGGGGTTGTTGTCTTCGCAACGCCGGGAAGCGGACAAACGGTTCCGTTCATTCATCAACGATCTGAAGAAGCGCGGATGGTTGCGGGAAAATGAAGAGAATTTCTACAACGAACGTCGGGTACTGGCCGTCCCATCGGAGCACAAGCGTGACATCCGGGGGATCATCCATGGGAAGAGTGATACGGGAAGGACCACCTTCATCGAGCCGGAAGCACTGGTAGAACTCAACAATTCGATAGCCGAACTGGAACAGGACGAACGAAGCGAGGTTCTGCGCCTACTGCGGGAATTGACGGATCGGCTGAGGCCCCATTCCGCTTTGATCCTGGCTTATCATGACCTGCTGACGCGCTTCGATCTGCTGCGGGCTAAGGCCTATTTCGCACTCGATATCGGCGCGATCCTGCCGGGCATTTCCGATCATCCGTCGATCCGGCTGGTGGGCGCGCTCCATCCCCTGTTGTTTCTTAAAAACAAGGCGCTCGGGAAAAGCGTGATTCCGCTCAACCTGGAGCTGGATGCCGAGAAACGTATTCTGATCATCAGCGGCCCGAATGCAGGCGGGAAGTCCATCACGTTGAAAACCGTTGGCCTCCTGCAACTCATGTTGCAAAGCGGCCTGCTGGTACCCGTGAAGGAGGGTTCTGAAATGGGACTGTTCCGACACCTGCTGGCTGATATCGGCGATAGTCAGTCGATCGAATACGCGCTGAGTACGTATAGCAGCCGGTTGATCCGGATGAATCACTTTTTACGTATGGCCAACAACCGTTCGTTGGTCCTGATCGATGAATTCGGCACGGGTACCGACCCTGAATTGGGCGGCGCGATCGCGGAAGTCGTTTTGGAGGAGATCAACCGACGCAAGGCATTCGGTGTCTTTACGACGCACTACACCAACATCAAGCTGCTGGCCGACCGTCTGGACGGCGTGATGAACGCATCCATGTTGTTCGAACCGGAAACCCTTCAACCACGGTACCAACTGATCGTCGGGCAACCCGGAAGCAGTTACACCTTTGAAGTAGCCGAGCGGATCGGTTTACCGGAACATGTGCTGAACCGCGCGAAGAAAAAAGTCCAGAAGGAGAAATTGCGGCTCAACAACCTGCTGGCCGATCTCCACCGGCAAAAATCCGCTCTTGAGCGGGAAGTGGCGGAGTTGGAACGTCGCAAGCAACGAACCGATGTTGCCGGGCAACGATTTGAGCAACTCAGTCAGCAGCTCGAAGAACGGATGGAGCGCGACAAATCCAAACGCGAAGAACTCCGCAAGCTTGCGGAACTTGGCCGCAAGATGCAGTCGTTCGCGGAAGAATGGGAAAAATCGAAGGACAAAAAACAGGTCATCAAGAAATTCGTAGGCAACATGACCGCGGAAAAGAAAAAGAAAGCCGCGGAACACACACCGGAAAAAGTCGCCAAACGAAAGGCAGCGCTACTCGATCGACTGCGTAAAGAAATACGCGTCGGGAGCTCCGTACGGATGATGAAAAGTCGTCAGGTAGGGATCGTAGAAGAGATCCGGAAGGATGTGGTCTTCGTCAGCTTTGGCAACCTTCGCGCAAGCGTCAGTCTGGAGAACCTGGAACTGGTCACGGACCCGTCATAG